The following proteins come from a genomic window of Solea solea chromosome 3, fSolSol10.1, whole genome shotgun sequence:
- the mybpc1 gene encoding myosin-binding protein C, slow-type isoform X6: MPEPTKKDEMPNGQPEVWSLGEGQNPEDLDKPVDTPPLSILLIEKPQSGSIPVGGDITFVAKVEAKDLLRKPTVKWFKGKWMDLASKTGKHLQLKETFDRLTKVHTFEMHIIKAKDNYAGNYRCEVNYKDKFDSCSFDLEVREAGQGSQNIDIRSAFKRSSEGQEDAGELDFSGLLKHREPKPDDTPEVDVWEILKNARPDQYEKIAFMYGITDLRGLLKRLKKIPKEEKKSEAFAKKLEPSYQVDKGGKIRLVVDLADPTVDLKWYKNGQEIRPSPNQRKYIFEHKGTQRIMVINNCSMNDDAAYCVAAGDEKCTTELFVKELPVKIVKGIEAVKTTVNERIELECEVTEEGAQVKWMKNGVEVPTGVRSRYRVKCEGTKHFLVIDDASREDTGTYSIMASGGTSEARVQVDLKPLKIFQDLQNMTVKLGQPFKLHCEIFPGNVPGRWYRNGQLIQPNDRINIIHRNKVHRLEIESSSLHDAGDYTFVPEGYSQSLAAKVHIIDPPQVHLDSLNFPDNTVTIVAGNKLRLEIPISGEPAPRVVWMKGERVILETGHRVRAETYPDHTSLTIEVTEREDTGNYKIVLQNEAGEATASVKIKVVDIPDPPEAPLVPVIGGDWCSMTWEPPKYDGSSPILGYFIERKKKQSSRWMRLNFDLIKETSFEPKKMIEGVPYEVRIFAVNAIGVSKPSEPSKAFTPLAVTSEPTMLAVDDVTDTTVTVKWRPPETIGAAGLDGYLVEYCIEGTDEWISSNKELTEKTKHTISGLTPGSKILIRVKAVNAAGESTPRTLQHSVMVKEVIEPPKIRVPRHLKQTYTRRVGEAVNLVVPFMGKPRPKVNWLKDGNPIEPTHVSIRNTDCDSIIFIRKAERSHSGKYEMTVQVENHVDTAILDIQIVDLPGPPLCVTIEDVWGGNVALVWTPPKDSGNAPITGYTIQKADKKTMEWFTCIEHYHRNTITITELVVGNEYFFRIFSENMCGLSETATQTKKSALIVKDGMQLKMPEYNDHDFKEAPKFTQPLINTFAVAGYNTTLNCSIRANPRPRVMWMKNKIIIVDDPRYRMFSNQGVCTLEIRKPSPYDGGVYTCKAINDLGEAQVECKLEVKGGFTFYELMQRGVPLNLIDKYMSEAKVVEQEK, from the exons ATGAGATGCCCAACGGCCAGCCAGAAG TGTGGTCTCTGGGAGAGGGCCAGAACCCAGAGGACCTGGACAAGCCCGTTGACACTCCACCACTGTCCATACTGCTGATAGAGAAACCTCAAAGTGGCTCCATCCCCGTTG GTGGAGACATCACCTTTGTTGCCAAGGTGGAGGCCAAAGATCTCCTCCGCAAACCCACGGTCAAGTGGTTCAAAGGAAAATGGATGGATCTGGCCAGCAAAACTGGGAAGCACCTCCAGCTGAAAGAGACTTTTGACCGATTAACTAAG GTCCACACTTTTGAGATGCACATTATCAAGGCTAAAGACAACTACGCTGGGAATTACAGGTGTGAGGTCAACTACAAGGACAAGTTTGACAGCTGTTCCTTTGACTTGGAAGTCAGAG AGGCTGGACAAGGCTCGCAGAATATTGACATACGATCAGCTTTCAAAAGAAG CAGTGAAGGACAAGAAGATGCAGGGGAGCTTGACTTTAGTGGTCTCCTTAAACATAG GGAGCCGAAACCAGATGACACTCCTGAGGTGGATGTGTGGGAGATCCTGAAGAACGCTCGGCCAGACCAGTACGAGAAGATCGCCTTCATGTACGGTATCACAGATCTGCGAGGTCTGCTCAAACGGTTGAAGAAGATCccaaaagaggagaagaagagtgaaG CTTTTGCAAAGAAGCTTGAGCCCTCCTACCAGGTGGATAAAGGTGGGAAGATCCGCCTGGTGGTGGACCTCGCTGATCCCACTGTGGACCTAAAGTGGTACAAGAACGGACAAGAAATCAGACCCTCGCCCAA TCAAAGGAA GTATATTTTTGAGCATAAGGGCACACAAAGGATTATGGTCATCAACAACTGCTCCATGAACGATGATGCAGCCTATTGTGTAGCTGCAGGAGATGAGAAGTGCACCACAGAACTGTTTGTCAAAG AGTTGCCAGTTAAGATAGTTAAAGGCATCGAGGCTGTGAAGACCACAGTGAACGAGAGGATCGAGCTCGAGTGCGAGGTTACAGAGGAAGGCGCTCAGGTCAAATg GATGAAGAATGGTGTTGAGGTTCCAACAGGAGTGCGCTCCAGATACCGAGTCAAATGTGAGGGAACCAAACACTTCTTGGTGATTGACGACGCCTCCAGAGAGGACACTGGGACATACTCCATAATGGCCTCTGGTGGCACATCTGAGGCTCGTGTACAGGTTGACT TGAAACCACTGAAGATCTTCCAGGACCTGCAGAATATGACAGTGAAGCTGGGCCAGCCCTTTAAATTGCACTGTGAGATTTTTCCAGGCAACGTTCCAGGCCGTTGGTACAGGAATGGACAGCTGATCCAGCCCAACGACCGCATCAACATCATACACAGAAATAA ggtCCACCGCCTTGAAATTGAGTCCAGCTCTCTTCACGATGCAGGAGATTACACTTTTGTACCTGAGGGATATTCACAGAGCCTCGCTGCCAAAGTTCACATCATTG acccTCCACAAGTGCACTTGGACAGCTTGAATTTCCCAGACAACACTGTGACAATTGTGGCAGGAAACAAACTTCGCTTGGAGATACCCATCAGTGGAGAACCAGCGCCCAGAGTAGTGTGGATGAAGGGAGAACGA gTCATTCTTGAGACAGGCCACCGTGTCCGAGCGGAAACATACCCCGATCACACCAGTCTGACGATTGAAGtcacagagagggaggacaCGGGGAACTATAAGATAGTGCTGCAGAATGAGGCTGGTGAGGCCACAGCCAGTGTCAAAATCAAGGTAGTAG ACATTCCTGATCCTCCAGAGGCTCCATTGGTCCCAGTGATCGGAGGTGACTGGTGTTCTATGACATGGGAACCACCAAAATATGACGGGAGTTCACCAATATTAG GTTACTTTATcgagagaaaaaagaaacagagctCCAGGTGGATGAGACTGAACTTTGACCTGATCAAAGAAACCTCATTCGAACCCAAGAAGATGATTGAAGGCGTGCCATATGAAGTGCGGATCTTTGCGGTTAATGCCATTGGTGTTTCCAAGCCCAGCGAACCATCCAAAGCCTTTACTCCTCTTG CTGTGACCAGTGAGCCCACTATGTTGGCTGTGGACGATGTGACCGACACCACCGTTACTGTTAAGTGGCGCCCTCCAGAAACTATTGGCGCAGCTGGTCTGGACGGATACCTGGTGGAGTACTGCATAGAAGGAA CTGATGAATGGATATCCTCTAACAAAGAGctgacagagaaaacaaagcacACCATCAGTGGTCTGACTCCAGGGTCTAAAATCTTAATTCGTGTCAAGGCTGTCAATGCTGCTGGAGAGAGCACTCCGCGGACCCTTCAGCACTCTGTCATGGTCAAAGAGGTTATTG AACCACCCAAGATCCGTGTGCCACGACACCTGAAGCAGACGTACACTCGTAGAGTTGGAGAAGCGGTCAACCTTGTGGTGCCATTCATG GGCAAACCCAGGCCAAAAGTCAACTGGTTGAAGGACGGTAACCCCATCGAGCCGACCCACGTCAGCATCCGTAACACAGACTGCGACAGCATCATCTTCATCCGTAAGGCAGAGCGCAGCCACTCTGGGAAGTACGAGATGACAGTGCAGGTTGAAAACCATGTGGACACAGCAATCCTTGACATACAGATTGTAG ATCTACCTGGACCTCCCTTATGTGTGACGATTGAGGATGTATGGGGAGGAAATGTGGCTCTGGTCTGGACACCACCAAAGGATAGCGGCAATGCCCCAATAACAGGCTACACCATTCaaaaagcagacaaaaagaCCATG GAGTGGTTCACGTGCATTGAGCACTACCATCGCAACACCATCACCATTACAGAACTGGTGGTTGGGAACGAGTACTTCTTCAGGATCTTCTCCGAGAATATGTGCGGCCTGAGTGAAACCGCCAcccaaacaaagaaaagtgcCCTCATCGTCAAAGACG GCATGCAGCTGAAAATGCCCGAGTACAACGACCATGACTTCAAGGAGGCACCAAAGTTTACGCAGCCGCTGATCAACACTTTTGCCGTCGCTGGCTACAATACTACTCTCAACTGTAGTATCCGTGCCAATCCTAGG CCCAGAGTGATGTGGATGAAGAATAAGATCATCATTGTTGACGACCCACGCTATCGCATGTTCAGCAACCAGGGCGTATGTACTCTAGAGATCAGAAAGCCCAGCCCCTACGATGGAGGCGTCTACACCTGCAAGGCCATCAACGATTTGGGAGAGGCCCAAGTGGAGTGCAAgctggaggtcaaag GGGGGTTCACCTTCTACGA
- the mybpc1 gene encoding myosin-binding protein C, slow-type isoform X4, whose translation MPEPTKKDEMPNGQPEEDASPQKKVSVDLHNDSASQSSRGRKDSVWSLGEGQNPEDLDKPVDTPPLSILLIEKPQSGSIPVGGDITFVAKVEAKDLLRKPTVKWFKGKWMDLASKTGKHLQLKETFDRLTKVHTFEMHIIKAKDNYAGNYRCEVNYKDKFDSCSFDLEVREAGQGSQNIDIRSAFKRSSEGQEDAGELDFSGLLKHREPKPDDTPEVDVWEILKNARPDQYEKIAFMYGITDLRGLLKRLKKIPKEEKKSEAFAKKLEPSYQVDKGGKIRLVVDLADPTVDLKWYKNGQEIRPSPNQRKYIFEHKGTQRIMVINNCSMNDDAAYCVAAGDEKCTTELFVKELPVKIVKGIEAVKTTVNERIELECEVTEEGAQVKWMKNGVEVPTGVRSRYRVKCEGTKHFLVIDDASREDTGTYSIMASGGTSEARVQVDLKPLKIFQDLQNMTVKLGQPFKLHCEIFPGNVPGRWYRNGQLIQPNDRINIIHRNKVHRLEIESSSLHDAGDYTFVPEGYSQSLAAKVHIIDPPQVHLDSLNFPDNTVTIVAGNKLRLEIPISGEPAPRVVWMKGERVILETGHRVRAETYPDHTSLTIEVTEREDTGNYKIVLQNEAGEATASVKIKVVDIPDPPEAPLVPVIGGDWCSMTWEPPKYDGSSPILGYFIERKKKQSSRWMRLNFDLIKETSFEPKKMIEGVPYEVRIFAVNAIGVSKPSEPSKAFTPLAVTSEPTMLAVDDVTDTTVTVKWRPPETIGAAGLDGYLVEYCIEGTDEWISSNKELTEKTKHTISGLTPGSKILIRVKAVNAAGESTPRTLQHSVMVKEVIEPPKIRVPRHLKQTYTRRVGEAVNLVVPFMGKPRPKVNWLKDGNPIEPTHVSIRNTDCDSIIFIRKAERSHSGKYEMTVQVENHVDTAILDIQIVDLPGPPLCVTIEDVWGGNVALVWTPPKDSGNAPITGYTIQKADKKTMEWFTCIEHYHRNTITITELVVGNEYFFRIFSENMCGLSETATQTKKSALIVKDGMQLKMPEYNDHDFKEAPKFTQPLINTFAVAGYNTTLNCSIRANPRPRVMWMKNKIIIVDDPRYRMFSNQGVCTLEIRKPSPYDGGVYTCKAINDLGEAQVECKLEVKGGFTFYELMQRGVPLNLIDKYMSEAKVVEQEK comes from the exons ATGAGATGCCCAACGGCCAGCCAGAAG AGGACGCCAGTCCACAGAAGAAAGTCTCGGTTGATCTGCATA ATGATAGCGCCTCTCAGTCATCCAGGGGGAGAAAAGACTCAG TGTGGTCTCTGGGAGAGGGCCAGAACCCAGAGGACCTGGACAAGCCCGTTGACACTCCACCACTGTCCATACTGCTGATAGAGAAACCTCAAAGTGGCTCCATCCCCGTTG GTGGAGACATCACCTTTGTTGCCAAGGTGGAGGCCAAAGATCTCCTCCGCAAACCCACGGTCAAGTGGTTCAAAGGAAAATGGATGGATCTGGCCAGCAAAACTGGGAAGCACCTCCAGCTGAAAGAGACTTTTGACCGATTAACTAAG GTCCACACTTTTGAGATGCACATTATCAAGGCTAAAGACAACTACGCTGGGAATTACAGGTGTGAGGTCAACTACAAGGACAAGTTTGACAGCTGTTCCTTTGACTTGGAAGTCAGAG AGGCTGGACAAGGCTCGCAGAATATTGACATACGATCAGCTTTCAAAAGAAG CAGTGAAGGACAAGAAGATGCAGGGGAGCTTGACTTTAGTGGTCTCCTTAAACATAG GGAGCCGAAACCAGATGACACTCCTGAGGTGGATGTGTGGGAGATCCTGAAGAACGCTCGGCCAGACCAGTACGAGAAGATCGCCTTCATGTACGGTATCACAGATCTGCGAGGTCTGCTCAAACGGTTGAAGAAGATCccaaaagaggagaagaagagtgaaG CTTTTGCAAAGAAGCTTGAGCCCTCCTACCAGGTGGATAAAGGTGGGAAGATCCGCCTGGTGGTGGACCTCGCTGATCCCACTGTGGACCTAAAGTGGTACAAGAACGGACAAGAAATCAGACCCTCGCCCAA TCAAAGGAA GTATATTTTTGAGCATAAGGGCACACAAAGGATTATGGTCATCAACAACTGCTCCATGAACGATGATGCAGCCTATTGTGTAGCTGCAGGAGATGAGAAGTGCACCACAGAACTGTTTGTCAAAG AGTTGCCAGTTAAGATAGTTAAAGGCATCGAGGCTGTGAAGACCACAGTGAACGAGAGGATCGAGCTCGAGTGCGAGGTTACAGAGGAAGGCGCTCAGGTCAAATg GATGAAGAATGGTGTTGAGGTTCCAACAGGAGTGCGCTCCAGATACCGAGTCAAATGTGAGGGAACCAAACACTTCTTGGTGATTGACGACGCCTCCAGAGAGGACACTGGGACATACTCCATAATGGCCTCTGGTGGCACATCTGAGGCTCGTGTACAGGTTGACT TGAAACCACTGAAGATCTTCCAGGACCTGCAGAATATGACAGTGAAGCTGGGCCAGCCCTTTAAATTGCACTGTGAGATTTTTCCAGGCAACGTTCCAGGCCGTTGGTACAGGAATGGACAGCTGATCCAGCCCAACGACCGCATCAACATCATACACAGAAATAA ggtCCACCGCCTTGAAATTGAGTCCAGCTCTCTTCACGATGCAGGAGATTACACTTTTGTACCTGAGGGATATTCACAGAGCCTCGCTGCCAAAGTTCACATCATTG acccTCCACAAGTGCACTTGGACAGCTTGAATTTCCCAGACAACACTGTGACAATTGTGGCAGGAAACAAACTTCGCTTGGAGATACCCATCAGTGGAGAACCAGCGCCCAGAGTAGTGTGGATGAAGGGAGAACGA gTCATTCTTGAGACAGGCCACCGTGTCCGAGCGGAAACATACCCCGATCACACCAGTCTGACGATTGAAGtcacagagagggaggacaCGGGGAACTATAAGATAGTGCTGCAGAATGAGGCTGGTGAGGCCACAGCCAGTGTCAAAATCAAGGTAGTAG ACATTCCTGATCCTCCAGAGGCTCCATTGGTCCCAGTGATCGGAGGTGACTGGTGTTCTATGACATGGGAACCACCAAAATATGACGGGAGTTCACCAATATTAG GTTACTTTATcgagagaaaaaagaaacagagctCCAGGTGGATGAGACTGAACTTTGACCTGATCAAAGAAACCTCATTCGAACCCAAGAAGATGATTGAAGGCGTGCCATATGAAGTGCGGATCTTTGCGGTTAATGCCATTGGTGTTTCCAAGCCCAGCGAACCATCCAAAGCCTTTACTCCTCTTG CTGTGACCAGTGAGCCCACTATGTTGGCTGTGGACGATGTGACCGACACCACCGTTACTGTTAAGTGGCGCCCTCCAGAAACTATTGGCGCAGCTGGTCTGGACGGATACCTGGTGGAGTACTGCATAGAAGGAA CTGATGAATGGATATCCTCTAACAAAGAGctgacagagaaaacaaagcacACCATCAGTGGTCTGACTCCAGGGTCTAAAATCTTAATTCGTGTCAAGGCTGTCAATGCTGCTGGAGAGAGCACTCCGCGGACCCTTCAGCACTCTGTCATGGTCAAAGAGGTTATTG AACCACCCAAGATCCGTGTGCCACGACACCTGAAGCAGACGTACACTCGTAGAGTTGGAGAAGCGGTCAACCTTGTGGTGCCATTCATG GGCAAACCCAGGCCAAAAGTCAACTGGTTGAAGGACGGTAACCCCATCGAGCCGACCCACGTCAGCATCCGTAACACAGACTGCGACAGCATCATCTTCATCCGTAAGGCAGAGCGCAGCCACTCTGGGAAGTACGAGATGACAGTGCAGGTTGAAAACCATGTGGACACAGCAATCCTTGACATACAGATTGTAG ATCTACCTGGACCTCCCTTATGTGTGACGATTGAGGATGTATGGGGAGGAAATGTGGCTCTGGTCTGGACACCACCAAAGGATAGCGGCAATGCCCCAATAACAGGCTACACCATTCaaaaagcagacaaaaagaCCATG GAGTGGTTCACGTGCATTGAGCACTACCATCGCAACACCATCACCATTACAGAACTGGTGGTTGGGAACGAGTACTTCTTCAGGATCTTCTCCGAGAATATGTGCGGCCTGAGTGAAACCGCCAcccaaacaaagaaaagtgcCCTCATCGTCAAAGACG GCATGCAGCTGAAAATGCCCGAGTACAACGACCATGACTTCAAGGAGGCACCAAAGTTTACGCAGCCGCTGATCAACACTTTTGCCGTCGCTGGCTACAATACTACTCTCAACTGTAGTATCCGTGCCAATCCTAGG CCCAGAGTGATGTGGATGAAGAATAAGATCATCATTGTTGACGACCCACGCTATCGCATGTTCAGCAACCAGGGCGTATGTACTCTAGAGATCAGAAAGCCCAGCCCCTACGATGGAGGCGTCTACACCTGCAAGGCCATCAACGATTTGGGAGAGGCCCAAGTGGAGTGCAAgctggaggtcaaag GGGGGTTCACCTTCTACGA
- the mybpc1 gene encoding myosin-binding protein C, slow-type isoform X2: MPEPTKKDEMPNGQPEESVAPDSNGAPPPPEITLEVSPPPEDASPQKKVSVDLHNDSASQSSRGRKDSVWSLGEGQNPEDLDKPVDTPPLSILLIEKPQSGSIPVGGDITFVAKVEAKDLLRKPTVKWFKGKWMDLASKTGKHLQLKETFDRLTKVHTFEMHIIKAKDNYAGNYRCEVNYKDKFDSCSFDLEVREAGQGSQNIDIRSAFKRSEGQEDAGELDFSGLLKHREPKPDDTPEVDVWEILKNARPDQYEKIAFMYGITDLRGLLKRLKKIPKEEKKSEAFAKKLEPSYQVDKGGKIRLVVDLADPTVDLKWYKNGQEIRPSPNQRKYIFEHKGTQRIMVINNCSMNDDAAYCVAAGDEKCTTELFVKELPVKIVKGIEAVKTTVNERIELECEVTEEGAQVKWMKNGVEVPTGVRSRYRVKCEGTKHFLVIDDASREDTGTYSIMASGGTSEARVQVDLKPLKIFQDLQNMTVKLGQPFKLHCEIFPGNVPGRWYRNGQLIQPNDRINIIHRNKVHRLEIESSSLHDAGDYTFVPEGYSQSLAAKVHIIDPPQVHLDSLNFPDNTVTIVAGNKLRLEIPISGEPAPRVVWMKGERVILETGHRVRAETYPDHTSLTIEVTEREDTGNYKIVLQNEAGEATASVKIKVVDIPDPPEAPLVPVIGGDWCSMTWEPPKYDGSSPILGYFIERKKKQSSRWMRLNFDLIKETSFEPKKMIEGVPYEVRIFAVNAIGVSKPSEPSKAFTPLAVTSEPTMLAVDDVTDTTVTVKWRPPETIGAAGLDGYLVEYCIEGTDEWISSNKELTEKTKHTISGLTPGSKILIRVKAVNAAGESTPRTLQHSVMVKEVIEPPKIRVPRHLKQTYTRRVGEAVNLVVPFMGKPRPKVNWLKDGNPIEPTHVSIRNTDCDSIIFIRKAERSHSGKYEMTVQVENHVDTAILDIQIVDLPGPPLCVTIEDVWGGNVALVWTPPKDSGNAPITGYTIQKADKKTMEWFTCIEHYHRNTITITELVVGNEYFFRIFSENMCGLSETATQTKKSALIVKDGMQLKMPEYNDHDFKEAPKFTQPLINTFAVAGYNTTLNCSIRANPRPRVMWMKNKIIIVDDPRYRMFSNQGVCTLEIRKPSPYDGGVYTCKAINDLGEAQVECKLEVKGGFTFYELMQRGVPLNLIDKYMSEAKVVEQEK, encoded by the exons ATGAGATGCCCAACGGCCAGCCAGAAG AAAGTGTTGCCCCAGACAGTAACGGTGCTCCGCCCCCTCCTGAGATTACCTTGGAGGTTTCTCCACCACCAG AGGACGCCAGTCCACAGAAGAAAGTCTCGGTTGATCTGCATA ATGATAGCGCCTCTCAGTCATCCAGGGGGAGAAAAGACTCAG TGTGGTCTCTGGGAGAGGGCCAGAACCCAGAGGACCTGGACAAGCCCGTTGACACTCCACCACTGTCCATACTGCTGATAGAGAAACCTCAAAGTGGCTCCATCCCCGTTG GTGGAGACATCACCTTTGTTGCCAAGGTGGAGGCCAAAGATCTCCTCCGCAAACCCACGGTCAAGTGGTTCAAAGGAAAATGGATGGATCTGGCCAGCAAAACTGGGAAGCACCTCCAGCTGAAAGAGACTTTTGACCGATTAACTAAG GTCCACACTTTTGAGATGCACATTATCAAGGCTAAAGACAACTACGCTGGGAATTACAGGTGTGAGGTCAACTACAAGGACAAGTTTGACAGCTGTTCCTTTGACTTGGAAGTCAGAG AGGCTGGACAAGGCTCGCAGAATATTGACATACGATCAGCTTTCAAAAGAAG TGAAGGACAAGAAGATGCAGGGGAGCTTGACTTTAGTGGTCTCCTTAAACATAG GGAGCCGAAACCAGATGACACTCCTGAGGTGGATGTGTGGGAGATCCTGAAGAACGCTCGGCCAGACCAGTACGAGAAGATCGCCTTCATGTACGGTATCACAGATCTGCGAGGTCTGCTCAAACGGTTGAAGAAGATCccaaaagaggagaagaagagtgaaG CTTTTGCAAAGAAGCTTGAGCCCTCCTACCAGGTGGATAAAGGTGGGAAGATCCGCCTGGTGGTGGACCTCGCTGATCCCACTGTGGACCTAAAGTGGTACAAGAACGGACAAGAAATCAGACCCTCGCCCAA TCAAAGGAA GTATATTTTTGAGCATAAGGGCACACAAAGGATTATGGTCATCAACAACTGCTCCATGAACGATGATGCAGCCTATTGTGTAGCTGCAGGAGATGAGAAGTGCACCACAGAACTGTTTGTCAAAG AGTTGCCAGTTAAGATAGTTAAAGGCATCGAGGCTGTGAAGACCACAGTGAACGAGAGGATCGAGCTCGAGTGCGAGGTTACAGAGGAAGGCGCTCAGGTCAAATg GATGAAGAATGGTGTTGAGGTTCCAACAGGAGTGCGCTCCAGATACCGAGTCAAATGTGAGGGAACCAAACACTTCTTGGTGATTGACGACGCCTCCAGAGAGGACACTGGGACATACTCCATAATGGCCTCTGGTGGCACATCTGAGGCTCGTGTACAGGTTGACT TGAAACCACTGAAGATCTTCCAGGACCTGCAGAATATGACAGTGAAGCTGGGCCAGCCCTTTAAATTGCACTGTGAGATTTTTCCAGGCAACGTTCCAGGCCGTTGGTACAGGAATGGACAGCTGATCCAGCCCAACGACCGCATCAACATCATACACAGAAATAA ggtCCACCGCCTTGAAATTGAGTCCAGCTCTCTTCACGATGCAGGAGATTACACTTTTGTACCTGAGGGATATTCACAGAGCCTCGCTGCCAAAGTTCACATCATTG acccTCCACAAGTGCACTTGGACAGCTTGAATTTCCCAGACAACACTGTGACAATTGTGGCAGGAAACAAACTTCGCTTGGAGATACCCATCAGTGGAGAACCAGCGCCCAGAGTAGTGTGGATGAAGGGAGAACGA gTCATTCTTGAGACAGGCCACCGTGTCCGAGCGGAAACATACCCCGATCACACCAGTCTGACGATTGAAGtcacagagagggaggacaCGGGGAACTATAAGATAGTGCTGCAGAATGAGGCTGGTGAGGCCACAGCCAGTGTCAAAATCAAGGTAGTAG ACATTCCTGATCCTCCAGAGGCTCCATTGGTCCCAGTGATCGGAGGTGACTGGTGTTCTATGACATGGGAACCACCAAAATATGACGGGAGTTCACCAATATTAG GTTACTTTATcgagagaaaaaagaaacagagctCCAGGTGGATGAGACTGAACTTTGACCTGATCAAAGAAACCTCATTCGAACCCAAGAAGATGATTGAAGGCGTGCCATATGAAGTGCGGATCTTTGCGGTTAATGCCATTGGTGTTTCCAAGCCCAGCGAACCATCCAAAGCCTTTACTCCTCTTG CTGTGACCAGTGAGCCCACTATGTTGGCTGTGGACGATGTGACCGACACCACCGTTACTGTTAAGTGGCGCCCTCCAGAAACTATTGGCGCAGCTGGTCTGGACGGATACCTGGTGGAGTACTGCATAGAAGGAA CTGATGAATGGATATCCTCTAACAAAGAGctgacagagaaaacaaagcacACCATCAGTGGTCTGACTCCAGGGTCTAAAATCTTAATTCGTGTCAAGGCTGTCAATGCTGCTGGAGAGAGCACTCCGCGGACCCTTCAGCACTCTGTCATGGTCAAAGAGGTTATTG AACCACCCAAGATCCGTGTGCCACGACACCTGAAGCAGACGTACACTCGTAGAGTTGGAGAAGCGGTCAACCTTGTGGTGCCATTCATG GGCAAACCCAGGCCAAAAGTCAACTGGTTGAAGGACGGTAACCCCATCGAGCCGACCCACGTCAGCATCCGTAACACAGACTGCGACAGCATCATCTTCATCCGTAAGGCAGAGCGCAGCCACTCTGGGAAGTACGAGATGACAGTGCAGGTTGAAAACCATGTGGACACAGCAATCCTTGACATACAGATTGTAG ATCTACCTGGACCTCCCTTATGTGTGACGATTGAGGATGTATGGGGAGGAAATGTGGCTCTGGTCTGGACACCACCAAAGGATAGCGGCAATGCCCCAATAACAGGCTACACCATTCaaaaagcagacaaaaagaCCATG GAGTGGTTCACGTGCATTGAGCACTACCATCGCAACACCATCACCATTACAGAACTGGTGGTTGGGAACGAGTACTTCTTCAGGATCTTCTCCGAGAATATGTGCGGCCTGAGTGAAACCGCCAcccaaacaaagaaaagtgcCCTCATCGTCAAAGACG GCATGCAGCTGAAAATGCCCGAGTACAACGACCATGACTTCAAGGAGGCACCAAAGTTTACGCAGCCGCTGATCAACACTTTTGCCGTCGCTGGCTACAATACTACTCTCAACTGTAGTATCCGTGCCAATCCTAGG CCCAGAGTGATGTGGATGAAGAATAAGATCATCATTGTTGACGACCCACGCTATCGCATGTTCAGCAACCAGGGCGTATGTACTCTAGAGATCAGAAAGCCCAGCCCCTACGATGGAGGCGTCTACACCTGCAAGGCCATCAACGATTTGGGAGAGGCCCAAGTGGAGTGCAAgctggaggtcaaag GGGGGTTCACCTTCTACGA